One genomic window of Carassius auratus strain Wakin chromosome 14, ASM336829v1, whole genome shotgun sequence includes the following:
- the LOC113114320 gene encoding growth/differentiation factor 9-like, with protein sequence MASPIFKRGARCFFTVLAIIGLSFTSCYNLENESFEPDLSMHHGNILSPLLKALSEQNPWGDFTPRAKPDSRYVRYMKRLYKLSSKPDRSPEASHLYNTARLITPREECLEQNRDFFMQDISYSLTRVRSQEQLLKSVLLYSFDHNHVAPFTSLCYLDVKEQKPSKDQMCSPHFGTQQSVPLLSFRVHTDRRVRRRWVELDVTSFLHPLIQAHKKDIHLLINLTCVADMIPSPGGRVDKSPVELTHRSPSLLLYLNDTSEVAYQRRASGGRMVDLMSNQWDGKSTWWDSVSRKRRGTLKTTSSPETSTPKLVPMYDFSTDDCDLHDFKVSFNQLKLDYWIIAPHKYNPRYCKGSCPRAMGYIYGSPVHTMVQNLIYEKLDSSVPRPSCVPSEYNPLSVLTIENDGSIAYKEYEEMIATKCTCR encoded by the exons ATGGCGTCGCCGATTTTTAAACGTGGCGCGCGTTGTTTCTTCACGGTTCTCGCGATTATCGGCCTGTCGTTTACTTCATGCTACAACTTGGAAAACGAGTCTTTTGAACCCGACTTGTCCATGCACCATGGTAATATCCTGAGCCCTTTGCTGAAGGCTCTATCAGAGCAGAACCCATGGGGAGATTTCACACCACGAGCCAAACCGGACTCGAGATATGTGCGCTACATGAAGAGACTCTATAAACTATCATCCAAACCGGACAGGAGTCCCGAGGCCTCTCACCTGTACAACACTGCCCGCCTGATCACGCCTCGAGAGGAGTGTCTCGAGCAGAACCGAG ATTTCTTCATGCAGGACATCTCCTACAGTTTAACTCGAGTGAGGTCTCAGGAGCAGCTGCTGAAGTCGGTCCTGCTTTACTCTTTCGACCACAACCACGTCGCCCCCTTCACATCGCTCTGCTATCTCGACGTGAAAGAGCAGAAGCCCTCGAAGGATCAGATGTGTTCTCCTCACTTCGGCACGCAGCAGTCGGTCCCTCTTCTCAGCTTCCGCGTCCACACTGACAGAAGAGTCCGCCGCCGCTGGGTGGAGCTCGACGTGACCTCCTTCCTCCATCCTCTCATCCAAGCCCATAAGAAAGACATCCATCTGCTCATAAACCTGACATGCGTTGCAGACATGATTCCTAGTCCCGGAGGCCGGGTTGACAAGAGCCCGGTGGAGTTAACTCACAGATCTCCGTCTCTTCTTCTGTACCTCAATGACACCAGCGAGGTTGCGTACCAGAGAAGAGCCTCAGGAGGCCGGATGGTAGACTTGATGTCGAACCAATGGGATGGAAAGTCTACATGGTGGGATTCAGTTTCACGAAAGAGACGAGGCACGTTAAAAACCACCAGCTCGCCGGAAACCAGCACGCCTAAACTCGTCCCAATGTATGACTTTTCCACGGATGACTGTGACTTGCACGATTTCAAAGTGAGCTTCAATCAGCTCAAACTGGATTATTGGATCATAGCGCCTCACAAATATAACCCGAGGTACTGTAAGGGGTCTTGTCCGAGGGCTATGGGATATATTTACGGGTCTCCGGTGCACACGATGGTTCAGAACCTCATTTACGAGAAGCTGGACTCCTCTGTGCCTAGACCTTCATGTGTGCCTTCAGAATATAATCCGTTAAGTGTTTTGACCATTGAGAACGACGGCTCCATCGCTTACAAGGAGTACGAGGAGATGATTGCTACCAAATGCACCTGTCGATAA